GCAATTGATGTTGAAACGAAACGACCCATACTTAGCAACAAATTTGGAGGTTTATCTGGAACTCCTATCAAACCAATTGCGTTAAGATGCGTGTATGAAATCTCTTCCCAATATGATATTCCAATAATTGGTTGTGGTGGTATTTCTTCTTGGGAAGATGCTGTAGAATTTTTCTTGGCAGGAGCTTCTGCTGTTCAACTTGGAAGTGCAATTGGTGATAATTGGGTTGGAGTTTTTGATGACATTAACAAAGGAATACTGGATTACATGAAAAGAAAAAATTATTCTACAATCAAGGAGATGGTGGGTCTTGCAAAGAAATCTTAATCACCCAACAATTGTAACAATTGAAAAAGTTATTGAAGAAACTCCTACAGTTAGAACTCTGGTTTTTTCTGATGATATTATGCCTAATGTTCTTCCAGGACAATTTGCCATGGTTTGGATACCTGGAGTAAATGAATTACCGATGAGTATAATGATATCCAAAGAATCTGGTAAAGCTGCATTCACTGTTAGAAAACATGGGCCTTCATCTACTGGATTGTTTAACGTACCTGTGGGTGGACAAATTGGAATTAGAGGTCCTTATGGAAATTCATTTGATGTAAAAGAAGGCAAAATATTGTTAGTTGGTGGTGGAACTGGACTTGTTCCTATGATGCGATTACTAACTTTTCTAAAACCTACTGATGATGTTACTGTGTTAATGGGTGCAAAATCAAAAGATGAAGTTTTCTTTGAGGAATTAGCAAACGATCTTTTGAAAAATAATCCACATCGAGTGATAGTTTCTACTGATGATGGTAGTTATGGTGAGAAAGGATTTGTCACTGATATGGTAGAAAAATTAGTTAATGAAACCCAATTTGACGCTGTGTATGTTTGTGGTCCTGAAATCATGATGTATAAAACCGTGCAATCCGCTCATTCTAGAAATATTTTTGTTCAAGCCAGTCTTGAGAGGATGATGAAATGTGGGGTTGGTATCTGTGGTAGTTGCTGTGTAGGTGAGGATCTTGCATGCAGAGATGGAACTGTCTTTGACGGGGAACATTTGTCAACAAATAAGGAATTTGGTCATTTACATCGTAATAAGGCTGGAATTTTAGAAAATTACTAGGTTTGACTAGCAAGGTTTAAAATAAATCAGAAAATTATTTCCGTGAAGGGTATGGGTCATCCAAAGATAGTCTTAACGGCTGATAGAACATTAATGTCACCGTATAGGGGATTATCACTTGCAACGTTTTTTGGATGTGCTCCAGCACTTGACCCTCATAGAGATAAAAACAGTTTTTGGTACAAGATTCTTAAAAATCAGGTCACTCCAAAAGTTCTATTTGATTTCATTTGTAATTGGTCTCCTGATATTGATGGTGTTGCAAAATATGCTCCTTATGGACTAAGAAAATTAGAAGCTGGTTTACTTCGAGATGGTTTTAGTAGACAAGATGTAGTTGTTGCTCATCCAAATCATATTGAAAAATTTATTGGACCTGAAACTCAGGTCATTGGAACTTATGAGATGGATCCTCTTGGTATGGGTCCAGTTACTATGACATTTACTTATGGTCGAAAACAAACATCTTATGATGAATTTTACAATGCAGAACTACATCGTAGAATAAAAGCTGCAAAAGCAAGAACTGGAAGTAAAGCAAAAGTGATTTCTGGAGCATCTGGTACTTGGCAATATAATTACGATCCTGAAAAGATTGAAGAATTTGGAATTTATGCAATTTTAGAAGGAGAACTTGGTGGCATTGCTCCTGAAATTGATGGACATGCAGGTCGCTTCTTTAATTATTTGATTAATGGAGATTTTGAAAATATGGATCCTTTCCGCAAAAGAAGTGACTTTAAAGTTAACATTAAAGAATTTGAAAGAAACGGCAAAAAACTTCATGGAAGATTTGTTAATTTTTGGGATAGACCAGAACTAGAAGAGATTCCTGATATTGTTGAACCAAGTATGCATGGAATGGTTGAAGTAATGAGAGGATGTGGTAGAGGTTGTAAATTCTGTGATGTCACATTAAGATCTTTAAGATATTATTCTCCAGAAAAAGTCAAAAAAGAAATTGAAGTTAACATTAAGAAAGGTGGTTCTAAATCTGCATGGATTCACAGTGATGATATTTTCGTTTATGGGATGGATCCTCGAACTGCAAAAGGAATGGAACCAAACAGAGAAGCATTAGAAGAACTATTTACTGCAATCATGTCTACTGGAGTTGAACATACCAATCCAACTCACGGTACATTGGCAGGTGCCATTGCTGATGAAAAATTAATTCCTAATTTATCCAAAATTATGAAAGCTAGTCCTGATAATATGATTGGTATTCAA
The genomic region above belongs to Nitrosopumilus sp. and contains:
- a CDS encoding radical SAM protein encodes the protein MGHPKIVLTADRTLMSPYRGLSLATFFGCAPALDPHRDKNSFWYKILKNQVTPKVLFDFICNWSPDIDGVAKYAPYGLRKLEAGLLRDGFSRQDVVVAHPNHIEKFIGPETQVIGTYEMDPLGMGPVTMTFTYGRKQTSYDEFYNAELHRRIKAAKARTGSKAKVISGASGTWQYNYDPEKIEEFGIYAILEGELGGIAPEIDGHAGRFFNYLINGDFENMDPFRKRSDFKVNIKEFERNGKKLHGRFVNFWDRPELEEIPDIVEPSMHGMVEVMRGCGRGCKFCDVTLRSLRYYSPEKVKKEIEVNIKKGGSKSAWIHSDDIFVYGMDPRTAKGMEPNREALEELFTAIMSTGVEHTNPTHGTLAGAIADEKLIPNLSKIMKASPDNMIGIQAGFETGSLRLIGKYADRKLAPYDPSEWHWVVKEGVKTLNQDYWIPAFTLIMGLDNDETPEDSWETIQLLSELEREQPDSMFTATALTFVPIGLLEKSDFFHIGNEMTPAQLGVLYKTWQHNFKYGIQKFMTKTGSKGPQRYFFNAIARSLGGVPLGAMEKYARRKSKEHEKVIETVKAKYW
- a CDS encoding dihydroorotate dehydrogenase electron transfer subunit — protein: MQRNLNHPTIVTIEKVIEETPTVRTLVFSDDIMPNVLPGQFAMVWIPGVNELPMSIMISKESGKAAFTVRKHGPSSTGLFNVPVGGQIGIRGPYGNSFDVKEGKILLVGGGTGLVPMMRLLTFLKPTDDVTVLMGAKSKDEVFFEELANDLLKNNPHRVIVSTDDGSYGEKGFVTDMVEKLVNETQFDAVYVCGPEIMMYKTVQSAHSRNIFVQASLERMMKCGVGICGSCCVGEDLACRDGTVFDGEHLSTNKEFGHLHRNKAGILENY